The Huiozyma naganishii CBS 8797 chromosome 1, complete genome genome window below encodes:
- the SBA1 gene encoding Hsp90 cochaperone SBA1 (similar to Saccharomyces cerevisiae SBA1 (YKL117W); ancestral locus Anc_2.455) translates to MSTKVLVPEVKWAQRSDAADAEKNYLLVTVSITDCEEPQLTIEPGFLELTAKSKGHVGDEAVHEYKLHIDFFKEIVPDKTLSKVANGQHYFLKIFKKDMQEEYWPRLTKEKIRYPYIKTDFDKWVDEDEQDEHKEEMPDMDPFGGAGGMPGMPGMGGAGGMPGMPGMGGAGGAPGGMDMAQMQQLMQQLQSAGGEGSEGAPGLGNMEELMKKYQAESGDDKEGEEEDEEEVEEIN, encoded by the coding sequence ATGTCTACTAAAGTATTGGTTCCAGAGGTTAAATGGGCGCAGAGATCTGATGCCGCGGATGCGGAGAAGAACTACCTGTTGGTGACGGTCTCGATAACGGACTGTGAGGAACCACAGTTGACGATTGAGCCTGGGTTCTTGGAATTGACCGCGAAGTCGAAGGGCCACGTTGGTGACGAGGCTGTGCACGAGTACAAGTTGCACAtcgacttcttcaaagagatcgTCCCAGATAAGACCCTTAGCAAAGTGGCCAATGGGCAACATtacttcttgaagatattCAAGAAGGACATGCAGGAGGAGTACTGGCCCCGTTTGACAAAGGAGAAGATCAGATACCCATACATCAAGACTGACTTCGACAAGTGGGTCGATGAGGATGAGCAGGACGAGCACAAGGAGGAGATGCCAGACATGGACCCATTCGGCGGTGCCGGCGGTATGCCAGGCATGCCAGGTATGggtggtgctggtggtaTGCCAGGTATGCCCGGCATGggcggtgctggtggtgccCCAGGTGGCATGGACATGGCTCAAATGCAACAGTTGATGCAGCAATTGCAATCTGCAGGAGGGGAAGGTTCTGAAGGTGCTCCTGGACTGGGAAACATGGAGgaattgatgaagaagtaccaAGCAGAGAGCGGTGATGACaaagaaggtgaagaagaagacgaggaagaagtcgaagaGATCAACTGA
- the PRR1 gene encoding serine/threonine protein kinase PRR1 (similar to Saccharomyces cerevisiae PRR1 (YKL116C); ancestral locus Anc_2.457), which translates to MAVDDEGDAADGGTVRSSGTPQLARIVTTNLGGGVPPAQINDENEEQNATATVTTPQLPHGGFDKIQTLPTPMLYTPMSPRIPQGLGIDLGKVGPLVETNNQNSGAPLQQLQVRKRRGPKGKGLQNSQNLDDALKLEHRIVSELVQPVNLSPQRIVSLPTVSEESGFTEKVGAGELGEELGGEFTVGDDSYITGYLLRDLNSSVTWEKVKQIGRGNFSVVKLCHRKLVGEQPKGEDRILEYVAVKQIIYPPDLVQAKRDRTELFSQFESSLTRELSVLQQLHHPCIVQFLAINNPVFVRERTPISRLLEVHGDGVLPVCDIVMSYSKGGDLLNALTERNSGVALPLVQRIFAELTTAVRYLHGRGIVHRDLKLENVLLNYDLQEFATAFEADPLQFADTPLIQLTDFGLCKQVAADELCTARCGSEDYVSPEILMGIPYDGRLSDSWALGVIMYCLLEDMLPFDVPPNATPRQRQRATSHRIARFEWRWFKWAGKPLNAKEIVERTLTRRNQRWNVDDISQTRYIQDVVETLTFLL; encoded by the coding sequence ATGGCAGTGGACGACGAGGGCGACGCTGCGGACGGTGGCACCGTGCGTAGCTCCGGGACGCCGCAGCTGGCGCGCATTGTAACGACGAACCTTGGCGGAGGAGTCCCTCCCGCGCAGATCAACGACGAGAATGAGGAGCAGAACGCGACAGCGACAGTAACCACGCCGCAATTGCCGCATGGAGGGTTTGACAAAATACAGACGCTGCCAACGCCAATGCTGTACACACCGATGTCGCCCAGGATACCACAAGGGTTGGGGATAGACTTGGGGAAAGTGGGGCCCCTGGTGGAGACTAATAACCAGAACAGCGGTGCCCCCCTGCAGCAATTACAGGTGCGGAAGCGGAGGGGCCCGAAGGGGAAAGGTTTGCAAAACTCGCAGAACCTCGATGATGCGTTGAAGTTGGAGCACCGTATCGTTTCAGAATTGGTGCAGCCGGTAAACTTGTCCCCGCAGCGTATCGTCTCCTTACCGACTGTAAGTGAGGAGAGCGGGTTTACGGAGAAAGTAGGGGCGGGGGAACTGGGGGAAGAACTTGGCGGAGAATTCACAGTGGGTGACGATTCTTACATTACAGGGTACCTGCTTCGAGACTTGAACAGCTCTGTGACGTGGGAGAAAGTGAAACAGATAGGCCGGGGTAATTTCAGCGTGGTCAAATTGTGCCACCGTAAACTTGTAGGTGAACAGCCCAAGGGGGAAGACAGGATTCTGGAATACGTGGCCGTGAAACAGATCATATATCCTCCGGACCTTGTACAAGCAAAACGAGACCGTACAGAACTTTTCTCCCAGTTCGAGAGCTCGCTGACGAGGGAACTGTCCGTGCTACAGCAGTTACACCACCCTTGTATTGTTCAGTTTTTGGCTATCAACAACCCGGTGTTTGTCAGGGAACGCACGCCGATTTCGAGACTTCTCGAGGTGCATGGCGATGGTGTTTTGCCCGTTTGTGATATCGTTATGTCATACAGCAAAGGTGGGGACCTGCTCAATGCGCTGACGGAGCGGAACAGTGGTGTTGCGCTCCCCCTCGTGCAGAGGATATTTGCCGAATTAACGACTGCGGTGAGGTATCTACACGGGAGGGGCATAGTGCACCGTGATTTGAAGCTGGAGAATGTGCTGCTAAACTACGACCTCCAAGAGTTTGCCACGGCCTTTGAGGCGGACCCATTACAGTTCGCGGACACCCCATTGATCCAACTGACCGATTTCGGACTGTGCAAACAGGTGGCCGCCGACGAGCTATGTACGGCCCGTTGCGGGTCTGAGGACTACGTGTCCCCTGAGATCCTGATGGGGATCCCCTACGATGGCCGTTTGTCTGACAGTTGGGCGCTCGGCGTGATAATGTATTGTTTACTTGAGGACATGTTGCCCTTTGACGTCCCACCAAACGCGACGCCACGGCAGAGACAACGTGCCACCTCGCACCGTATTGCGCGGTTTGAGTGGCGGTGGTTCAAATGGGCAGGGAAGCCACTAAATGCGAAAGAAATCGTAGAGCGTACTCTGACGAGAAGGAACCAGAGGTGGAACGTGGACGACATTTCCCAAACACGGTACATCCAGGACGTAGTTGAGACACTGACGTTTCTGCTCTAA
- the APN1 gene encoding DNA-(apurinic or apyrimidinic site) lyase APN1 (similar to Saccharomyces cerevisiae APN1 (YKL114C); ancestral locus Anc_2.458) codes for MPPFIKNTASKFKFGAHVSAAGGISNSVLNAHKIGAGAFSMFLKSPRKWDSPPIPAEEVTKFKQNCTELGYDPAKDVLPHGHYFINMANPDRTKADKAFGQLLDELHRCEQLGIGRYNLHPGSALKGGDHAAQVKQLAKYLNDAIAETHDVRIVLENMAGKDNLIGNDLRDLKSLIDLVDEKDRVGVCVDTCHAFAAGYDISTKDTFDKFWQEFDEIVGLQYLCAMHLNDSKAPLGANQDLHERLGQGYLALEPFRLIAHADYLQDIPLILETPYDNDEGYGHEIEMLHWLETVDDPEDVKLSQRNEELQSLGEKSRKEHLAKLAKKQTKAATTSKRKRDGSDIMDQMSRGKKPRPRPVKGE; via the coding sequence ATGCCACCAttcatcaagaacacaGCGTCCAAATTCAAATTCGGTGCCCATGTGTCAGCAGCAGGCGGGATTTCAAACAGCGTGCTCAACGCACACAAGATCGGTGCAGGTGCGTTCTCCATGTTTCTAAAGAGCCCAAGGAAATGGGACTCGCCACCGATCCCCGCTGAAGAAGTAACCAAGTTCAAACAGAACTGTACGGAACTAGGGTACGACCCTGCCAAGGATGTTCTCCCCCATGGCCACTACTTCATCAACATGGCGAACCCGGACCGCACGAAGGCGGATAAAGCGTTTGGCCAGCTTCTTGACGAGTTGCACCGGTGTGAGCAGTTGGGGATCGGTAGGTACAACTTGCACCCTGGGTCCGCGTTGAAAGGCGGAGACCACGCGGCGCAAGTGAAGCAGCTTGCcaagtacttgaacgaTGCGATCGCGGAGACCCACGACGTGCGGATCGTGCTGGAGAACATGGCAGGGAAGGACAACTTGATAGGGAACGACCTGCGCGACCTAAAGTCACTGATCGACCTTGTGGATGAGAAGGATAGGGTTGGTGTGTGCGTTGACACGTGCCACGCGTTCGCGGCAGGGTACGATATCTCGACAAAAGACACCTTTGACAAGTTCTGGCAAGAGTTCGACGAGATTGTAGGGCTACAGTACCTCTGCGCGATGCACCTCAACGACTCGAAGGCACCCCTGGGGGCTAACCAGGATTTGCACGAGCGGCTGGGACAGGGGTACCTCGCGCTGGAACCCTTCAGGTTGATCGCCCATGCAGACTACTTGCAAGACATCCCGTTGATCCTCGAGACACCGTATGATAACGACGAAGGGTACGGCCACGAGATAGAAATGTTGCACTGGCTCGAGACGGTCGATGACCCAGAGGACGTGAAATTGTCCCAAAGGAACGAAGAGTTGCAAAGTCTTGGCGAAAAATCCCGTAAGGAACATCTCGCCAAGTTGGCCAAGAAACAGACGAAGGCGGCGACCACCTCCAAACGTAAGCGCGACGGGTCCGATATAATGGACCAAATGTCCAGAGGTAAAAAACCCAGACCCAGACCCGTGAAGGGGGAATAA
- the KTI12 gene encoding Kti12p (similar to Saccharomyces cerevisiae KTI12 (YKL110C); ancestral locus Anc_2.462) produces the protein MPLVLFTGYPSSGKTTYAKELCSLLERKIEEQRGQLGNYRVVYHSDESLGISHEDYRHSQDERKLRNKITSAVRRDLSRNNIVVVDSLNYIKGFRYQLHCEVKNLATSFVLVQTLCPVGTVKSQWNKTWPEDLLDELVARYEEPNPANRWDSPLIPLLTGTDTLQSVIEDLYKIVFPSLQKNGGGAVVSNAGGPGAAVQKPNAVTVLKPASQSDFVHLLDKETSEINKLVLDTIRDRNSIGLDSQGHRIIVNGKDINDPQCLFVELPLQQVNIVKLQRLKRQFIQLNKVRDLNTDRILPTYIDFLNKNLSN, from the coding sequence ATGCCGTTGGTGTTGTTTACCGGGTACCCGTCGAGTGGGAAGACCACATACGCTAAAGAGTTGTGTTCGTTGTTGGAAAGGAAGATCGAGGAACAGAGAGGGCAATTGGGGAACTACCGCGTCGTGTACCACAGTGACGAGTCTCTGGGTATTTCTCACGAGGATTATAGACACTCACAGGATGAGAGGAAGTTGAGGAACAAGATTACTTCTGCGGTTCGGAGAGACCTGTCCCGTAACAATATCGTTGTGGTGGATTCCCTCAACTACATCAAGGGGTTTAGGTACCAGCTACACTGCGAGGTGAAGAATTTAGCGACAAGTTTCGTGCTTGTGCAGACTCTGTGTCCTGTCGGTACAGTGAAATCGCAATGGAATAAGACTTGGCCAGAGGATTTACTTGATGAACTTGTCGCAAGGTACGAGGAACCTAACCCGGCTAACAGGTGGGATTCACCACTGATCCCTTTGCTCACGGGGACAGACACTTTGCAGTCTGTCATAGAGGACTTGTACAAGATTGTGTTCCCAAGcttgcaaaaaaatggtgGGGGCGCAGTGGTTTCAAATGCGGGTGGTCCCGGCGCCGCAGTGCAGAAACCAAACGCTGTTACCGTGCTGAAACCGGCGTCGCAATCTGATTTCGTGCACTTGTTGGACAAAGAGACCTCGGAGATAAATAAACTCGTACTGGATACAATACGCGATAGGAACTCCATTGGATTGGACTCACAGGGACACAGGATAATAGTCAACGGGAAAGACATCAACGACCCGCAGTGTCTCTTCGTTGAATTGCCCTTGCAGCAGGTCAATATCGTGAAATTGCAAAGACTCAAGAGACAGTTCATCCAATTGAATAAAGTACGCGACTTGAACACGGATAGAATCCTGCCTACATACATAGACTTCCTCAATAAAAACTTGTCGAACTAG
- the HAP4 gene encoding transcription factor HAP4 (similar to Saccharomyces cerevisiae HAP4 (YKL109W); ancestral locus Anc_2.464): MTLTTLLRPNSKASYKRTHYTPLIPKKSGLQLDNTTTCANTTASTPHHASMVVRTSKRWILPPRPRPGRKTVSSCTANSGTNLVNNTHLLKKRSHSIHTSTPANNNSTSATHTKKRNSAVGKLAATGAFAPAPELNYLAFLKFDEDAAQTPTDTCAAAATNATQAVKRDSVVTRIGSPMATMVCPSPRALTKQHYDGPELSTSSSLSASTIASPVDSSQLEATGASKKSVASSIATAADLGSLDFQKFSDFPQPEALEPGLDTELDTATGTSKKSTTISGSSCPATTTATAKRPQKIHWTRSQADPAAATTSTSHRPSRN; this comes from the coding sequence ATGACACTGACTACATTACTACGGCCAAATAGCAAGGCCTCGTACAAGAGAACACACTATACACCGCTTATCCCTAAGAAATCAGGTTTACAATTGGATAACACCACTACATGTGCTAATACAACGGCGTCCACGCCGCACCATGCTAGTATGGTGGTCAGGACGTCCAAGAGGTGGATATTACCACCAAGACCAAGGCCTGGCAGAAAGACTGTTTCGTCGTGCACGGCAAACTCGGGGACTAACCTCGTCAATAACACACACCTCCTCAAGAAGAGATCGCACAGTATTCATACATCGACACCCGCTAATAACAACAGCACGAGTGCCACGCAcacaaagaagaggaactCAGCGGTGGGGAAGTTGGCCGCCACGGGGGCCTTTGCCCCAGCACCGGAGTTGAACTACTTGGCGTTCTTGAAATTCGACGAGGACGCAGCACAGACGCCCACAGATACGtgtgctgctgctgctactaATGCTACACAAGCGGTGAAGAGGGACTCCGTGGTGACGAGAATTGGGTCCCCCATGGCTACAATGGTGTGTCCATCCCCAAGGGCCCTCACAAAGCAGCACTACGACGGGCCAGAACTGTCCACCTCGTCATCCCTATCAGCATCAACCATCGCATCGCCCGTGGACTCCTCGCAGTTGGAGGCCACGGGGGCGTCGAAGAAGTCGGTCGCATCATCGATAGCCACAGCGGCAGACCTCGGGTCCCTAGACTTCCAGAAGTTCAGCGATTTCCCACAACCAGAGGCACTCGAACCGGGACTGGACACAGAATTGGACACCGCCACGGGGACGAGCAAGAAATCTACAACAATATCTGGAAGTTCTTGCCCCgctacaacaacagcaacagcaaaacGGCCACAGAAAATACATTGGACCCGATCACAGGCGGacccagcagcagcgactACTTCTACGTCGCACCGTCCCTCGAGGAACTGA
- the SLD2 gene encoding Sld2p (similar to Saccharomyces cerevisiae SLD2 (YKL108W); ancestral locus Anc_2.468) — MDFPLLKRQLKEWEHDFIRRHSRPPTRRDVDASAPMKAKYKQYSQLKAARARGERQQRTPVKQAPVERLRETPDWQCGPTPQVLGESVGILDLTPVVKRLDIRVDPDSEEEDDKTLGESQVDTPVEAQVEALDSTVTLLRPPSQSRYGPNSPLKIGCALKWKKSPKGQVRASPLKYTPSPLWKRSLTKSLAELENEFQSVRRELNITEEVETEDEQEQEQEHIPEKKKRNRRILRRLDAGQGDEAAVTDQTDLHGMMLKLKNGETIEREPQPVKNEPKRSKKPKKYNLVSDNFRRLKLPTNKSRKNARNWRRKH, encoded by the coding sequence ATGGACTTCCCGCTGTTGAAGAGACAGCTCAAGGAATGGGAGCACGACTTCATCCGGCGACACAGCAGGCCGCCCACGCGCCGCGACGTAGACGCGTCAGCTCCAATGAAGGCCAAGTACAAGCAGTACTCGCAACTCAAGGCCGCAAGAGCCAGGGGCGAGCGACAACAACGCACACCCGTGAAACAGGCGCCTGTGGAGAGGTTGCGGGAGACCCCGGACTGGCAGTGTGGCCCCACGCCGCAGGTGCTGGGGGAGTCCGTTGGGATTTTGGATCTGACACCAGTCGTGAAAAGACTCGATATAAGAGTCGACCCGGACtccgaggaggaggacgacaaGACTCTGGGAGAAAGCCAGGTGGATACTCCCGTGGAGGCCCAGGTGGAGGCGCTTGACAGTACAGTTACGTTGCTGCGACCGCCATCGCAGAGCAGGTATGGCCCAAACTCGCCGCTCAAGATTGGGTGCGCTTTGAAGTGGAAAAAGTCGCCCAAGGGGCAGGTGCGGGCGTCACCGCTGAAGTACACGCCGTCACCGCTGTGGAAACGGTCGTTGACCAAGTCGCTTGCCGAGTTGGAAAACGAGTTCCAGTCTGTCCGCAGGGAATTGAATATCACAGAGGAGGTTGAAACGGAGGATGAGCAggagcaagagcaagaacaTATTccagaaaagaagaagagaaacagGCGTATTCTCCGTAGGCTGGATGCAGGTCAAGGGGACGAGGCGGCCGTGACGGATCAGACCGATCTCCACGGCATGATGCTCAAATTGAAGAACGGAGAAACGATAGAACGGGAACCACAGCCGGTCAAGAATGAGCCAAAACGTAGTAAGAAACCCAAAAAGTACAACTTGGTAAGTGATAACTTCAGAAGACTCAAACTGCCCACGAACAAGTCCAGAAAAAACGCTCGAAACTGGAGGAGAAAACATTGA
- the KNAG0A06450 gene encoding SDR family oxidoreductase (similar to Saccharomyces cerevisiae YMR090W), which translates to MSGSIKQLRIGIVGSQGKTGKLLVKSLLEHNFQRVVSFHRPSRPVEVSAGHSGTCANVPLDLEKFGVDKIKGLFEQVDVIVFVAGAGTQGIPKLFTVDIDGLSKCVEAAEGAGIKRFILTSVMNVEDRAFWWSLEGNMKSYFIAKRCADHELRRSRLNWTILQPGWLSLNNKPTGKIMPPTRIEEKRLAGYSMERADLAEVIVSCILHPQNTEMKSIPLAGGDTPIDEVIESL; encoded by the coding sequence ATGTCAGGCAGTATCAAACAATTACGGATAGGTATTGTAGGGTCGCAGGGGAAAACGGGGAAGTTGCTCGTGAAGAGTCTCCTGGAGCACAACTTCCAGCGGGTCGTCTCGTTCCACAGACCGTCACGCCCTGTGGAGGTCTCAGCGGGGCATTCAGGTACTTGTGCGAATGTGCCGTTGGATTTAGAGAAATTCGGAgtggacaagatcaaggGGTTGTTCGAGCAAGTGGACGTGATCGTCTTTGTGGCCGGTGCTGGGACGCAGGGGattccaaaactgttcacTGTGGATATTGACGGGCTATCGAAGTGTGTTGAGGCAGCCGAGGGTGCTGGGATCAAACGGTTCATTCTCACATCCGTCATGAATGTCGAGGACAGGGCGTTCTGGTGGTCACTGGAAGGTAACATGAAGAGTTATTTCATCGCCAAGCGGTGTGCGGACCACGAGCTGAGGAGGTCGCGGCTCAACTGGACCATCTTGCAGCCCGGGTGGCTGTCGCTGAACAACAAGCCCACGGGGAAGATCATGCCGCCCACGCGTatcgaggagaagagactAGCTGGTTACTCGATGGAGAGAGCGGACTTGGCGGAGGTAATCGTTTCGTGTATCCTGCACCCTCAAAACACGGAGATGAAGTCGATCCCGCTGGCCGGTGGTGACACGCCAATTGATGAAGTAATTGAGAGTTTGTGA
- the KNAG0A06460 gene encoding putative short-chain dehydrogenase/reductase (similar to Saccharomyces cerevisiae YKL107W), protein MWGDKLDKEIKWDKALDVDHAVDFKQVNVAVIGGTGGLGRAISEELVAKGCNVTVVGRTFKELPQDNLLFLKADLQFVKDAEAVGEQLRRQNFTHYIFTTGILASAKREITERESIEKDMAVSYLSRFVILNSVSQSLTKKFAVAEPDGSTTVLKPRVFVMGFPGSNTAGDPDDLNGDKAAYGAMKQHMNTVAANEALVLDKKIHGNNSFNTYGLNPGIIRTNIRDNYLVAGSWLSKLVETAIGFTQQTPKMYAQKIVPLLFTPDIETHNGAVFNNQGDAILPSKCMDESRVARFIEQSHNLVALAKRNEENAN, encoded by the coding sequence ATGTGGGGAGATAAGTTAGATAAGGAGATTAAGTGGGACAAGGCGTTGGATGTTGACCACGCTGTGGACTTTAAGCAGGTGAATGTTGCTGTGATTGGTGGCACGGGGGGGCTTGGCCGAGCCATTTCCGAAGAGCTTGTTGCGAAGGGCTGCAATGTCACTGTTGTTGGGAGGACCTTCAAGGAACTACCGCAGGATAACTTGCTGTTTCTGAAGGCGGACTTGCAGTTTGTGAAGGACGCGGAGGCCGTCGGAGAGCAACTTAGAAGGCAGAACTTCACGCACTACATATTCACGACGGGGATCCTGGCTAGCGCAAAGAGAGAAATTACAGAGCGGGAGAGCATTGAGAAGGACATGGCGGTCAGTTACCTGAGCAGGTTTGTCATACTGAACAGCGTATCGCAGTCTttgaccaagaaattcgCCGTGGCAGAGCCAGACGGCTCGACCACAGTGCTGAAACCTAGAGTGTTTGTAATGGGGTTCCCCGGGAGCAACACCGCCGGGGATCCCGATGATTTGAATGGGGACAAAGCCGCATACGGCGCCATGAAGCAGCACATGAACACTGTGGCAGCGAACGAGGCCCTAGTGCTCGACAAGAAAATACACGGCAacaactccttcaacacgTACGGGCTAAATCCGGGCATCATCCGGACGAACATCAGAGACAACTACCTCGTGGCCGGCTCGTGGTTGAGCAAACTCGTCGAGACTGCTATCGGCTTCACCCAGCAGACACCAAAGATGTACGCTCAGAAGATCGTCCCGCTACTGTTCACACCAGATATCGAAACGCACAACGGCGCCGTGTTCAACAACCAGGGAGACGCCATTTTGCCCTCGAAGTGCATGGACGAATCGCGCGTCGCTAGGTTCATCGAGCAATCGCACAACCTTGTGGCTttggcaaagaggaacGAAGAGAACGCCAATTGA
- the AAT1 gene encoding aspartate transaminase AAT1 (similar to Saccharomyces cerevisiae AAT1 (YKL106W); ancestral locus Anc_2.475): protein MLSTAWSRRTLKFYAGVSRRWLSNSPLGKVRRAPPDKILGLTEHFNRDTNPKKVNLTVGIYKDDHGHVTTFPSVAKAQRIVDSHEELNKNLSYLPINGNEVYSKRVLDFLYRESCPDNAELLDKDKISFVQTLSGTGAVAIASKFLSAFISKDVWLPNYSWANHQNIFSKNGFENIHLYSYYDLSSGQVMVEKWLQELEDAVGRTDNVKTPQAILLHACCHNPTGVDPTREEWHTIIDKIHELNMIPIIDMAYQGLESGNLIDDAYLLRMCLAKGGWSNGLYLCQSFAKDMGLYGEGVGSLSIVLPPAARVENKLALDSQLKPIIRSIYSSPPGYGCRVAKVVLSNEALKQQWFRDVQNMVQRLHGVRHKLYENLQWPDLVNFEKQHGMFYFTRFKPKQVNELKEKYSIYLTNDGRLSLSGVNSSNIDYLSTALGKVSEMK, encoded by the coding sequence ATGCTATCTACTGCTTGGTCACGACGCACGCTGAAATTTTATGCGGGCGTTTCTCGAAGATGGTTGAGTAATTCCCCCCTGGGGAAAGTGCGAAGGGCTCCACCAGATAAGATCCTAGGTCTGACAGAGCATTTCAACAGGGACACGAACCCAAAGAAAGTGAATTTAACCGTAGGAATCTACAAAGATGACCACGGCCATGTCACCACATTCCCCTCTGTTGCGAAAGCGCAAAGGATCGTCGATTCGCACGAAGAACTCAATAAGAACCTTTCGTATTTGCCTATAAACGGGAACGAGGTGTATTCCAAGAGGGTGCTGGACTTTCTGTATAGGGAGTCCTGTCCAGACAACGCAGAATTGCTAGACAAGGACAAAATTAGCTTTGTTCAAACGCTGAGCGGGACTGGGGCTGTTGCGATCGCGTCAAAATTCTTATCCGCGTTCATCTCTAAGGACGTTTGGCTACCAAATTACTCTTGGGCCAACCACCAGAATATCTTCTCCAAAAATGGGTTTGAGAATATCCATCTTTACTCGTACTACGACCTTTCCAGTGGACAGGTCATGGTTGAGAAATGGCTGCAGGAATTGGAGGATGCAGTGGGGAGAACTGACAACGTGAAAACCCCTCAGGCTATCTTACTACATGCATGCTGTCATAACCCGACAGGGGTGGACCCGACAAGGGAGGAATGGCATACAATCATCGACAAGATCCACGAACTGAACATGATTCCAATCATTGACATGGCGTATCAGGGGCTAGAATCGGGGAATCTCATAGATGACGCATACCTTTTGCGAATGTGTCTTGCGAAGGGCGGGTGGTCTAACGGCCTTTATCTGTGTCAATCGTTCGCTAAAGATATGGGTCTGTATGGGGAAGGAGTGGGGTCGCTAAGTATCGTGCTGCCACCTGCAGCCCGCGTGGAGAACAAACTAGCTTTGGACTCGCAACTGAAACCAATAATCAGATCCATTTATTCGTCACCACCAGGCTATGGCTGCCGTGTCGCCAAAGTAGTTCTATCAAATGAGGCATTGAAGCAACAATGGTTCAGAGACGTCCAGAATATGGTTCAAAGACTGCACGGGGTCAGACACAAGCTGTATGAGAATCTCCAATGGCCTGACTTGgtcaattttgaaaagcAGCATGGCATGTTTTACTTTACACGGTTTAAGCCGAAGCAAGTTAACGAACTGAAGGAAAAATACTCAATCTATCTGACCAACGATGGCCGACTGTCACTGAGCGGTGTCAACAGCTCAAACATCGACTATTTATCTACTGCATtaggaaaagtttcagaAATGAAGTAA
- the KNAG0A06480 gene encoding uncharacterized protein encodes MWRTHTAKSSNLHTGAKHLRGPKAVNTDKNSSPKNNPLSNFPFPYMKEVCRRRKYISLFRGMKARRWRIQRLLAKYLCGQVSKYCRGTASCNLGEKAIPQDRLNAVPPETTVNFEACQQLSSSTPTTTSLWTDETFETLQESILMKEEEFKRQWDELIDWEKKHETEITEDVFPPLSPEEKHTPETNP; translated from the coding sequence ATGTGGAGAACACACACTGCAAAGAGTAGTAATCTTCATACAGGAGCGAAACATTTGAGGGGACCCAAAGCGGTTAATACAGACAAGaattcttctccaaagaatAACCCACTGAGTAACTTCCCCTTCCCATATATGAAAGAAGTTTGCCGAAGGAGAAAATATATCTCCTTGTTTAGAGGTATGAAGGCGAGAAGATGGCGAATTCAGCGTTTACTAGCTAAGTATCTCTGTGGTCAAGTTTCCAAATACTGTAGAGGAACTGCCAGTTGCAACTTAGGGGAGAAAGCTATTCCCCAGGACAGGTTAAACGCTGTTCCGCCTGAAACAACTGTTAATTTCGAAGCTTGCCAACaactttcaagttcaaccCCAACCACTACAAGTTTATGGACCGATGAAACTTTTGAGACACTGCAGGAAAGTATATTAatgaaagaagaggaattCAAGCGCCAGTGGGATGAGTTGATCgattgggaaaaaaagcaCGAAACTGAAATTACCGAGGATGTCTTCCCACCTTTAAGTCCCGAAGAGAAGCACACACCAGAGACAAACCCCTGA